From one Meles meles chromosome 18, mMelMel3.1 paternal haplotype, whole genome shotgun sequence genomic stretch:
- the GAST gene encoding gastrin isoform X1, producing the protein MAPSCGSAPPFFTDKMQRLCVCVLILALALATFSEAAWKPGSQQQDAPSGPGANRGLEPHWLDWLGAAPHQRRQLGLQGPPQLVADLSKKQGPWVEEEEAAYGWMDFGRRSAEEGDQRP; encoded by the exons atggccccATCTTGCGGctctgcccctcctttctttACAGACAAGATGCAGcgactgtgtgtgtgcgtgttgaTCTTGGCGCTGGCTCTGGCCACCTTCTCTGAAGCTGCTTGGAAGCCCGGTTCCCAGCAGCAGGACGCACCCTCGGGTCCAGGGGCAAATAGGGGCCTGGAGCCACACTGGCTGGACTGGCTGGGCGCAGCCCCTCACCAGCGAAGGCAGCTAGGGCTCCAAGGTCCCCCACAGCTGGTCGCAG ACCTGTCCAAGAAGCAGGGACCGTGGGTGGAGGAAGAAGAAGCAGCGTACGGATGGATGGATTTCGGCCGCCGCAGTGCTGAGGAAGGGGACCAGCGTCCCTAG
- the GAST gene encoding gastrin isoform X2 yields the protein MQRLCVCVLILALALATFSEAAWKPGSQQQDAPSGPGANRGLEPHWLDWLGAAPHQRRQLGLQGPPQLVADLSKKQGPWVEEEEAAYGWMDFGRRSAEEGDQRP from the exons ATGCAGcgactgtgtgtgtgcgtgttgaTCTTGGCGCTGGCTCTGGCCACCTTCTCTGAAGCTGCTTGGAAGCCCGGTTCCCAGCAGCAGGACGCACCCTCGGGTCCAGGGGCAAATAGGGGCCTGGAGCCACACTGGCTGGACTGGCTGGGCGCAGCCCCTCACCAGCGAAGGCAGCTAGGGCTCCAAGGTCCCCCACAGCTGGTCGCAG ACCTGTCCAAGAAGCAGGGACCGTGGGTGGAGGAAGAAGAAGCAGCGTACGGATGGATGGATTTCGGCCGCCGCAGTGCTGAGGAAGGGGACCAGCGTCCCTAG